TGGCAATCTTGCTGCACAGTTCAGAACATTTCATGAATCAAACTTTGTACTACATTGAGAGACGAagtaaaaattaactaatcttTTAGTGCTTGTTTAGCTTCACATTTGATAATCCAAATTTTCAAATACTGGTTAGCATATTTTAAGTGAATGTTTATATAACAGACCACGTGTTGAGAAATTGATTTAGGTTCAGAATTGAACGAGTTgaaataacttctttttttgttgagtGTGGTATCCTTCGGCCCAgagtaagaaattatttttttgaagtaaTAATATTCATTTAAGGGATAAATCTCTCTTCACTTATGGAAatgtttacatttttaattacacgttgataaataactttaaaaaaatcacattggaTAAGTTTTACtactaacttttttaaaaatttaaaacatcacaCATAAATAAATCACttcacttcaaaatcaattttaatcaacatcaattatattcaaaaattaattttacaaacacTCACCAAAAACACACACTTAAGCCAATTTGCATGACAaagtttatatatttcaatGATTCCACCTAAtaattcagaattttttttGCTAAGAATTGCAAGCATATAAGTGCAATAACCAACCAAACATACGCATACCTGAAACAACTCAACAGCAGTGACATCGTATGTTCCATCAACATAGAGAACCACAACAGCAAAGTAGTCAGGGTTTCTGCTGTGTTCATGAACCTTAAACACCACGTTATAACCAGTGTAACTGCAGGGGACCCTTCTGTATTCAATATCCACTACACCGTATTTGAACAACTCTGCAGATGCATCCGCGTTGCGTCCCAATCTCGAGTAGGCGCGTGGACTCATTATGAAGTCTGTTCTGTCTCCTTCACCATAGTCTGTTACCACCACATATGCTCCATTTTCATCACAGTATTGTGGTATTTTGCACCTTGCCTGGATTATCATCATCGTTTATTACTAGCCAACTtttgtcaaataaataaatattttgttttaaggaCGAAGAAGCTTTTTCTTTTACGCTAAACTATATTTTTCGtactcaaaaatataaaaatgatcaagtataaaaagatttagtatatttttcattctcataaaatttaaacatgtcaATTTTAGGATTAAAACAAGATTTGGATACCTAAACTGTATTACTTTTTTACatccattatatatataattgatataaaaaaatattacatttatattaaatatatgtatgattggtataaaaaaaatgttatattttaattttatgaaaataaaaaatatattaaaatttttataagaatgaattttgatcatttttatatttatgaagataaaaaaaaatattttaatttttttttaaggacaataggaaaaaatgattattgaaaagggaaagaaaattaCCTGATAGCATGCACCACAACCACTTCCATTCCTCCATAGCCTAGACACTCCTGCCACACTTCCATCATTCACAGTCCTTCCATATTCGCCAAAGCCACAAGCTCCccctgaaaaatattttatttgttgtgtCATGCTGcaaataataatgatttttttatacaaataccATAGAAGTATTCTTGAAATACGTGTCTGCAAAACTAAAAAcggaaagattttaaaaaaaactataaatgttaaatatattgtcaattatttaatgTTGAGATAATGGGGCATAGTCGCAAAAGGTGGTATAATGTCACACTACCATATAGTGCACATTTTTTACTTCTAAAAAGCATGCCCAGGAAGTACCATGCATCAACAGAgtaaattttctaaatttatttttggttaaaaaatatcaaGATCATTATTGAAACATGCAAACATGGGTGTATATCCTAAATGCCTAGTCAGCAATCAAATGTGTTTGGTACAAACAATTTATATGTACTAGCACATTCCATAGTTAGTTAGAAAAAGGCTCATACTTGGATTCCCATAGCAATCAGGGCTACCATAATATGTTGCTCTGGAGTCAGTAAAAGAGTCCTGTGAGCTACACAATGCAGGTAAAAGAAGTACAACACAAGCAAGGCCAAGTTGGTGCTTAAAACTAAGTTCCATGTCCAAATGACAAATTCTCAAGGGTGAAGAGTAGGAAAGAAAATGCAGCAAGTGATTAGTAGTGACCAATGTAATGAAGTAATGACTATGTAATGATAGAATGCTTTGTGAGATAGGAAGCAAAGATTGGGGTCATATTTATAGTAATGGACTAAGGTCTAGATAGTACAGGTGTTAGTCCACTTTTTTCTCCCACTTGAGGACTATGGATTGGGATAATGATGTGCATACATTTTAGACCCTAGCTAGCAATATTGAATAATCACAAGGGTCCTTCCTATGAACTGATTTATCGttacatattattaatattacaatGCTAAAATGCCTAACTTGGTTCTAAAGTAAGAAACAGTATTCTGGGAAGGTCCATGCACTTGCAGCTCCAGTCAAAGTTCAGAAATGTTATCCGAAGGGGCGCGAGCGCGAGGATATATaccattgttttttaaaatcgaTCCCGTCGTTAGACTAGTCAATTTTATAAACCGGAAACTAAAGTACTAAATCAGAAACTAATCATAAGTTCAAAATAGTTTAAACCAGAAACTAAACCGGTTTAGGCGGTTCATCAATTTTCTATTGGACTAACCaggattatataatttaaaaaaacacatttatttCGTGTCTGATTATAGGACATTCATGTATGTTAAGAAAGTTagtcaatttaattattagtattaaacTTGTATATaactgtaatatttttttaaaaaattatctttaaataattaatgcattgagagaaaataatagtagtgaaattttaatttttaaaactaaatccttcaatttttcaatctcacaagagagagagagaaaatcataatatttattatttatgaactaaaataattaagagtattttggttaaaaaataattaatgcaatcaacaattaaaaaaagtctttataagagaaaaaaaatttaaaacaatgtcttaaaaataaaaagcaaaggAAATACTACTTATAggtactatttttattttatttaaaaaatataattttttcatatatatccGAGGGGGTGTATATAGGAGTGTATAAACACCCGGGAGAAATAATGAGCGATGGcgaaatgattattattttttgttgaaaggTGGGTATCCTTGTAATCAAAATTCATGAAATTAATTTCTCAGAGACATAGAAATTAAttgtcttttttaattaaaaaattatacagacgataaaaaaaattaaactttatcattatgcttaaaaaattaattatttatttatcaattatattatacatTGTTAGTGATGAAGACAAAAGAGAAATATGATAACACGTAATAATGTGATAAAAAGAGGAAAGTAATaactcaattatttttaaaatattaatttttatatcttctttatattatatatttttcttttatttttattacattattattattatatatttatcattttttcttttagtagACATCATTGTTaccttaaattagttttttgtcctttaattttttttgggttcaatttaatcttttaattttttaaaaataattcatcttTTCGGGGATAAATATGCCGTGTGtcaacatttaaaatttgatagtgATGATTTTAAACCGTcacaaattatgattttttactatttaaattgaaggattgattttaaaaattagagtaccaaatttaacccaaaaaaattagaggatcaaattgaaactaaataataaatttgagaaaataaactaatttaaccttATTGTTATTCTTCCTGTTTTTGGAATGGTTTACTGGTTCTGAATACTAGATTTAACGATAGAGTGCATTTTTCTGCCATTATATGCTTGATgtataactaaaaatttaagACTATGGTTTCAGTTGGATCTAACTTTGattgaaaaatacttttacttttctatttattttccaACTTCGTCCTATTTGTTACTTGGTGAGACTGTGAAAGTACAAAAACATCAACCATGTACCCTGAGGAGAGGGTGGGTATACATCAAATCTTCAGCTATGTTCGCATCTCTACAGCATTAAGTTGTTTGAATGATATGAGACTCATTTTCCAGTTGATTAGAAACTGAAAAGACAAAGATATGACATATTGATAATCTTTGAACAAACACACACTAAGGTatagttttgacttttgaggaTTCTCCTGTTAAAATGTGGTTTATTCTTCCGGTTTTTCCAACTGTTCTCTTTTCTGATTGTGAATTTCACCACGGAgtcattttttcaaatataactAGTACAAAAGTTAAAATTGTTAGATTTAATGATGAAGGTATACTTGAGAGACTTTAATTTACAGACATCAAACAATCAAACtagttttaatataataatcatataaataaatagatgaaGAAACGTATAAACAACTAGAGTGATTATTGTTCAAGATTCCATACGCATGCACTTAAATCTCTAGCAGCCACGTTGGTCGTAACGCACCCACAGATTCATTATTTGGCACGCAATGAAATCGACAAATTGTAATTGAATTACTTGGGGCTCGTTCAGGTCAAAATAAATCAGTTTAAATTgcataaaaagttataatagtgatactaataataataggtCCCTTTAATTCCTTTGTGCCTGCCGCCAAGTTACTAGCGATTTTATGGTTGCCAAGTAGAAACGAGAACTGCAAAGGCATCCCCTCGAGTATAGTAATTAGCAGTGTTAATCTTAGTTGGCCCTCTCTCCCATGTGAAGTTAAATTACAAAGGCTTCAATTGATCTTCTAGCATAGTTTGCATTGTTATTAAATATGCATATATCTAAatgttaataagaaaataaaataaaataaaatattagatttattttaatgaagaaCATTAATGttagatttatttttgtttatataaatatagtttaccaaaactaaattattaacataaacATTAATGGGCAAGTGTTAGTCCCCCATTGTGAAGGAGGCAACCAATCAATCaccaaaatttgaaatctaatggAGTAGGTGCTTCTTAAGTCCAGCCATCCATGTGGTGGCTCCATCCTTATTACACGAAGCTGCCAAGAAAGATGATGCTGAACACGCAGTTATCTTACAATAGAGTGCTTTGAATAATTGAACTTTTTTTGTTACACCCACAATTGTTTGAATGATAGAACTtcccttctttttttatcttttgtttgttttatgtgATAAGTACCCACGGGTCAAAAAAGAACTACACACGGGATATCAAAAATGGAGAGTAAAACGAGAATACGCGatattttaaggaattaaatataaaaaaatagcaatattatatattactGGATCATTGATTCCACGCTTTGACGgttaataaaagaaaacttaatgcaaaacaagatatttatttatttatattttatatgattttaccACCCAATTAAAATCGACTGCATCTACCATTGACCGTATGAATTAACAAACACTGAAATACTCCACTTAACTGGTGATCTCAAAGCCCTGAATATGcaacttatttaatatttttagaaaaaaaaattaccattatTTTGTCAAAGTTATCATATATAACTTAAAATAAGATAGTTTCTTGCAAAAGATACTTgtggttaaaaaaaatctaaactttTACGTATCCACACTGATCTTACCATCTTATGTTAGCAAGGTGACGTGACAAGAAGCCTTAAATCGCCattaagtttttgaaaaaaaaaacttattttcacaTGTTTGACATATTATTCACTAAATGTGGTTTTTAGTTCGTA
This region of Glycine soja cultivar W05 chromosome 17, ASM419377v2, whole genome shotgun sequence genomic DNA includes:
- the LOC114392841 gene encoding expansin-like B1, encoding MELSFKHQLGLACVVLLLPALCSSQDSFTDSRATYYGSPDCYGNPRGACGFGEYGRTVNDGSVAGVSRLWRNGSGCGACYQARCKIPQYCDENGAYVVVTDYGEGDRTDFIMSPRAYSRLGRNADASAELFKYGVVDIEYRRVPCSYTGYNVVFKVHEHSRNPDYFAVVVLYVDGTYDVTAVELFQQDCQEWKPMRRAFGAMFDYSNPPNGEIYLRFQVSGSAGLYWVQSKNAISGDWKAGATYDTNVQLN